Proteins found in one Nostoc sp. NIES-3756 genomic segment:
- the pilM gene encoding type IV pilus assembly protein PilM, which yields MVKSLSSLFGKSHRGVGVEIAPERVNVVQLRKQRQGLKLESLTSVPVPEGIVSDGQITDPPAMAQLIQQALAESKIKVSSVATGVPGRDAIVRIIPVPAELDDKELRDMVLNHEAGLYLPYPREEADVDYQKLGYFVDEDGIEKVQVLLVATRKEVTDTYIRTFEQAGLQISVLEINSFALIRTIRDQLRQFGPQEATVLVDIEFDSTEIAIIINGVPQFSRTVPIGTYQMQMAYARAMSLPTSRDMEILQEMVIPVNSGDGDRTGMTETDPAMAGVLRILGELTDELRRSIDFYLNQSENLEIVQILLGGPGGGLQQLNEFFTQRLSIPTNQIDPIGSLSLQVDEAKYPSTQRSGLGIVLGLGMREV from the coding sequence GTGGTGAAAAGTCTCAGTAGTCTGTTTGGAAAATCTCATAGAGGAGTGGGTGTAGAAATTGCACCAGAACGGGTGAATGTAGTTCAACTACGCAAGCAGCGCCAAGGCTTGAAACTCGAATCTTTAACATCGGTTCCAGTTCCCGAAGGAATTGTCAGTGATGGTCAAATCACTGATCCCCCAGCAATGGCGCAATTAATTCAGCAGGCGCTGGCTGAAAGCAAAATCAAAGTATCTAGTGTAGCAACTGGTGTTCCTGGAAGGGATGCGATCGTCCGAATTATCCCTGTACCGGCAGAGTTGGATGATAAAGAATTACGGGATATGGTTTTAAACCACGAAGCAGGCTTATATTTGCCTTATCCCCGTGAGGAAGCTGATGTAGATTATCAAAAACTTGGGTACTTTGTAGATGAGGACGGCATTGAGAAGGTACAAGTACTTTTAGTTGCTACTCGCAAGGAGGTGACAGATACATATATTAGAACTTTTGAGCAAGCAGGTTTACAAATTAGCGTTTTGGAAATCAACAGTTTTGCTTTAATTCGGACAATTCGTGATCAACTACGACAATTTGGGCCACAAGAAGCAACCGTACTAGTTGACATAGAGTTCGACAGTACAGAAATTGCCATCATTATTAACGGAGTTCCCCAATTTTCCCGTACTGTCCCCATTGGCACATATCAAATGCAAATGGCTTATGCCAGAGCAATGAGTTTGCCTACATCACGAGACATGGAAATTTTACAGGAAATGGTAATTCCTGTAAATTCTGGTGATGGTGATAGAACTGGGATGACAGAAACTGACCCGGCTATGGCTGGTGTGTTGCGTATCTTGGGAGAACTAACAGATGAGTTACGCCGTTCTATAGATTTTTACTTAAATCAAAGTGAAAACTTAGAAATCGTCCAGATTCTATTAGGTGGGCCTGGTGGTGGATTACAGCAACTTAATGAGTTTTTTACTCAACGCTTAAGTATTCCTACTAATCAAATAGATCCTATCGGGTCTTTGTCCTTGCAAGTTGATGAAGCAAAGTATCCCTCTACACAACGTTCTGGGTTAGGAATAGTCCTTGGTTTAGGGATGCGGGAGGTATAA
- a CDS encoding PilN domain-containing protein: protein MYGLDINFLKDRPAYQPKGEQKKSGVKLPTGNLTPIYLGVGLGLCLPVFVGGGLWFIQTKTSELEQAIALLEEEGKKLDVEIASINKIKEQTNAVQAETKSLVTVFDQIRPWSAMLEDLRDRIPASVQIENVKQTPPTPPAQGEAPTNPAGGIEITGLARSFNDVNDFLLVLQQSRFLKSSESKITTASLVDAPLPPSSGANGVQIKPPQVVKYTIQSSLSDVPASELIRELEQKGTVGLVTRIRAMQKTGVITR from the coding sequence ATGTATGGATTAGATATTAACTTTCTCAAAGACCGCCCAGCTTATCAGCCTAAAGGTGAACAAAAAAAATCAGGTGTCAAACTGCCGACTGGGAACTTAACACCTATATATTTGGGAGTTGGTTTAGGTCTTTGTCTGCCGGTGTTTGTAGGTGGTGGTTTGTGGTTTATACAAACGAAAACAAGCGAACTAGAACAGGCGATCGCATTACTTGAAGAAGAAGGCAAGAAACTAGATGTAGAAATCGCCAGCATTAACAAAATCAAGGAACAGACTAACGCTGTCCAAGCCGAAACTAAAAGTTTAGTCACGGTATTTGACCAAATTCGCCCTTGGTCAGCGATGTTGGAAGATTTGCGCGATCGCATTCCTGCTTCAGTGCAAATAGAAAATGTTAAACAAACACCACCTACTCCCCCAGCACAGGGCGAAGCCCCCACTAACCCAGCCGGTGGCATAGAAATCACAGGCTTGGCTCGTTCTTTCAACGATGTCAACGACTTCTTGTTAGTTCTACAACAATCTCGCTTCCTCAAATCATCGGAAAGCAAAATTACTACAGCTTCCCTAGTAGATGCGCCATTACCTCCCAGTAGCGGTGCTAACGGAGTACAAATTAAACCACCCCAAGTAGTTAAATATACTATTCAATCCAGTCTTAGTGACGTTCCCGCATCCGAATTAATTCGGGAGCTAGAGCAGAAAGGCACTGTAGGACTGGTAACTAGAATTCGTGCTATGCAAAAAACAGGAGTCATTACAAGATGA